The Syntrophorhabdaceae bacterium region CGATCTTGCCCTTGCAGTGCGCAGAAATCTCCTCCGGCGTGGCTGTCTGTCCTTCATGGAGCACCACAATTGCGGTTACCTGCTCTCCCCACTTCTCATGAGGCACACCGATGACCGCCACGTCTTTGACTTTGGGATAGCTACCCAGGCAATTCTCCACCTCGGAGGGGAAGATGTTCTCACCACCGGAGATGATCATGTTTGCTTTTCTGTCTACAAGGTACACATATCCTTCTTCGTCTTTATATCCCATGTCGCCGGCGCTGAAATAGTCGCCCTTCATGGCAGCGGCTGTCTTCTCGGGGTCCTTCCAATACGCCTCGAACAGCATGGCACTGCTCGAATAGAGTTCCCCGACCACGTTCGGTTGAGTGACAAGATGTCCTTCTTCATCATAGAAACGTATGAGGTCCGTGCCGATCACTTCGCGCCCGCAGGAGCCAAGTTTGGTAAGCTGTTCATGCGGCTTGAGTACGGTGACAATGCCGGCTTCGGTGGAACCGTAGGCCTCATAGAGCTCCGAGTTGGGAAACATCTTGAGCACGCCAAGCTTGGTGTCTCGTCGGGCCGGGGCTGAAGAAATAAGGAGTTTCTTCACCGATGAGAGGTCGTATTTCTTCTTCACGTCATCGGGGAGCGCCAGCATCATGATGTAGTGGGTAGGCACGAGCGACGTGAAGGTGACCTGTAAGTCCTGAAAGGTCTTGAGCAGGTTTTCGGGATTGAAGCTCACCATGTTGTATGGCGCCACACATCCGCCCACCCACGTCACGACATAGGAGTAGAACAGGGAGTTGACGTGACAGCAGGGCATAACGAGAAGGTTACAATCGTCAAAATTAAACTGGTGGTCATAGATCATAATAAAATACTGCGCGAAGAGGTTGGCATGGCTCTTCATCACGCCTTTGGGTTTACCCGTCGTGCCTCCCGTGTACATGATGACCCAGATATCGTCAGGGTCCACGGTTGCCGGGGGCTCTTCGGGGCTCGCCTGAGAAATCGCCTCCTCGTAGGGGATGAAGCCGGGATAGGTCTCATTGCCTATGGCAAAAGAGATATAGTGTTCGACGGTAGGGATGTTCTTGCGCATGCCGTTCACCTGGTTGATCCAGGGAAATTCCTTGCCATCGGCTCCGTCCTTACCGCCCTGCACGATGAAAACCTTGCATTCGCTGTGGTTGATGTTGTACTCCATCTCCACGGCCGAGAGACGGAACATAAGGGGTACGCAGATGAACCCTCCCTTGGCCGCGGCAGTGTATATCTCCATCCATTCGACGCAGTTATAAGCGAGCACTGCGAACCGATCTCCCTTTTTCAATCCAAGTTTTGTGAGCGCATTGGCAAGCCGACAGGAGCGGTCATTCCACTCTTTGAAGGTGTATGATTTGTAGAGGTCCTTGATGCCTACCTTGTTCGGCCATTTGAAGGCGTTGACCCTCGCTATATCTTTCGCTGTCATCCAGTGACCGTTCTTCATGGGACCCTCCTTATAAGGTTTTTTTATTCGACGAGCTCCAGCAGGTGATAGACCTTCTGGGGCATCTTATTGGACAGCACGTTATCGATGAGATTGATCATGCAGCCCGGGCATGCCGTAACCACGATATCCGCTTTGGTCGATTGTATCCCATCCATCTTCTTTGAAGCGATCTTCTTGGAGAGATCGTAGTGATAAACACTGAAAGAGCCTCCCATGCCGCAGCACATATCCGCGTTAGGCATCTCCACGTAGGTAAGTCCCTTCAACGCCTTGAGGATCGAGCGCGGCTCATCCTTGATGTTCTGGTATCGGACAAGGTGGCAGGGATCGTGCCATGTTGCGGTCTTGCCCTCAAATTCCTTGCGCAAAGTGAAAGACTCCGGGGGGACTTTCAAAACATTAATGACAAACTCGGTGGCGTCTTTGACCTTCTTTCCAAATTCCTCGTAGAGGCGCCTCTGCTCCTCCGTATCGGGAAGGTACTTGACGTAATCTTTGAGCGTGGAGGAGCAGGTGCCACAGGCGGTGACAATATAGTCCACGTCCTTGAAGGCTTCAATGTTTTTTTCGGCAAGGAGCCTGCCCGTCTCGAAATCGCCCGAGAAGTAGATGGCCGCGCCGCAACAGTTCTGGGCCTCAGGTATTCTAACCTCGACGCCGTGTTTGGT contains the following coding sequences:
- a CDS encoding AMP-binding protein, whose product is MKNGHWMTAKDIARVNAFKWPNKVGIKDLYKSYTFKEWNDRSCRLANALTKLGLKKGDRFAVLAYNCVEWMEIYTAAAKGGFICVPLMFRLSAVEMEYNINHSECKVFIVQGGKDGADGKEFPWINQVNGMRKNIPTVEHYISFAIGNETYPGFIPYEEAISQASPEEPPATVDPDDIWVIMYTGGTTGKPKGVMKSHANLFAQYFIMIYDHQFNFDDCNLLVMPCCHVNSLFYSYVVTWVGGCVAPYNMVSFNPENLLKTFQDLQVTFTSLVPTHYIMMLALPDDVKKKYDLSSVKKLLISSAPARRDTKLGVLKMFPNSELYEAYGSTEAGIVTVLKPHEQLTKLGSCGREVIGTDLIRFYDEEGHLVTQPNVVGELYSSSAMLFEAYWKDPEKTAAAMKGDYFSAGDMGYKDEEGYVYLVDRKANMIISGGENIFPSEVENCLGSYPKVKDVAVIGVPHEKWGEQVTAIVVLHEGQTATPEEISAHCKGKIAGFKVPKNVIFIKDEEMPRSGAGKILHRMLREKYGMWKDHT
- a CDS encoding (Fe-S)-binding protein; this translates as MNDLKELAKISSYADQCMKCGFCSFFCPVYQEERTETSVARGKNYLVKQALAGAQEFTPELGEIIGKCLLCKRCVANCPSKTQIDRVVVAARAEMVRKKGLGLIKNVLFRKIMANRNLFGRLVKLAAAFQWLLPKTEGNIRHLPDFLKALGHKRNIPHLAKKFLRDQVKPVYKPKETPKMKVGFFMGCATDFIYPELGFKLIDVLTKHGVEVRIPEAQNCCGAAIYFSGDFETGRLLAEKNIEAFKDVDYIVTACGTCSSTLKDYVKYLPDTEEQRRLYEEFGKKVKDATEFVINVLKVPPESFTLRKEFEGKTATWHDPCHLVRYQNIKDEPRSILKALKGLTYVEMPNADMCCGMGGSFSVYHYDLSKKIASKKMDGIQSTKADIVVTACPGCMINLIDNVLSNKMPQKVYHLLELVE